The sequence below is a genomic window from Rhinopithecus roxellana isolate Shanxi Qingling chromosome 19, ASM756505v1, whole genome shotgun sequence.
GGCAGGGCCCCGTCTCCTCCAGGAGCAGACCTTGTGGGCACCCTGGCAGGCAGCAGCACTCTTGTGTCCCAGCCTTTGTCTGGGCTTGCTCTGTGTCATCCCCACCCCCTACCAGAGAGGCTCACTGCCACATTGGGAGAGGGAGGGGGTGCTCATAGGACTagaaggcttaggtgggagggACCCCTCTGGTCCCTCAGCTCAATTTCACAGCATCAGAGAAACTCCGGCTCCAGCCCTTAAAACTCATCTTCCATTGCACCCCTTGAACAAACAGGCTGCCCACCTTGCACATAGTCCAGGGTACCAGGCccactgcccaaggtcacatgggtTAAACTGTGGCCAGGCAGCATGAGACACACCCAGCTGGGCCAGGTGGGTGGGTCACCGGTGACTTTGTTTCCACCGCACACATGCCCCAGGCTCTGGGACAGGGCTGGTGTGAGCTTGGACTCAGCAGTGGGATTTGGCCCACTTTGCATCGGAGTCCCCAGACTCTCACCCTCTGCTCTAGGAGGCAGGGTCCCTTCATCCTTCAGTCTCTGTAGTCTCCTGGGTCAACCAACCCCTCCCTGACACACATGGTCACACATACCCACTGTGACCTCCAAAACACACCCTCACAGCCTGTCCTGGGCTGCACCCTGCCCTCTTCTCTCAGCCTATCAAATCCTGTTCCCTTTCTGGTTCTGCCCTCGCTGCAGGAATCCCAGGCCTGGGCTCAGAGGCCCCAGACCACCTCCTACCCCTCCTCGGGTTGCCCACCATGATATGCCAGTCCAGCAGAGAGCCCTACGTGAAGTCTCACCTCCCCCAGGCCAATCTGGAATTAGATTCTCTGCCCTCAGCAGAGGCCTCCACCTCCAGAAGGGGAACATCTGGGTCATCCATGGGGCCTGGGACCCTGGACTTGGCATCAAGGCAggggcaggaagaagaaaaagtggGGCCCCTGTgccagggtggggaggaggaaatCCCCAGTGAGGCTGAAAGCCAGCCATATCGGGCCCGCCACACACCCTGGCTCTCACACAGGGCGGGCCAGCTCCAGAGTCACCAGGGAGCTGGGAAGCACTGCTCCAAATCATGTGCTATTTTTTACCAAAAAATCAGGGTAAGGCGTCAAATATAGACAGTCAGAGGCCCAGACCACACTCCATCTCCGAGGGCATCCGGCTGCTCGCAGAAttagtgggggtggggtggggggatccAGACTCTGCTTTAGAGTCCCAAGAAACAGTACAGTCCCCCATTCCCTTTAGAACCCCACTGCCTTCAGGAGGGGAAAGGGGTTGGGAAAGCACCCCCCAGGACCCAGCCTAGGGGAAGGACTGGCCTGGGAGGGGAAGAGCAGCCACTCACTTTTAACCTTTCAGGACTCTtgctggggtgggaggtgggagagaggcagagagaggctaATATTCTGGTCGAGTGAGAGGAAAGTTGGGCAGCTTCAGAGTCTAGGAGTAGTTATGGAAACGGCAAACAAACAGATGGTGGTTTGGCTAGGGAAAGGTAAAGGCCCGGCAGGGTCCAGGCCAAGGAGAGTCCAGCGACCTGGACACTTCCATGGGGCAGACCTGGGGCCGGGTGCAGCTGAGCCTCGGGCGGTGAGAAAGAACCCTGCAGGCTGAATGTGCCAGCCAAGCGTGGACGGTGGTGGGAAGTGGGGGGAGGGGTGGCCTGGGGTTTTTTATTCCCCCAGGGGATGTCCCCTCCCCATCAGCTCTGTTCTGAGGACCTCAAAGCTCTGGCATAACCCACAAACCAACCACCAATAGTGGCGGTGGGGATGAGACCCCCAAAGGGGCAGCTCCCATCCCTCTTTCAGGGCTCCTAGAGAATGTGGCAAGAACACTTGGGGCCTGCCAAGGCCTTGGGAGTCTGTCCTATTGAGCAGCCAAGAGCAAAGGCATGCCCATTACTGCCAGGCACCCAGGGggatcccagccccagcccctcccctccaTGCCTGCAGAAGGCCTCTCCCCATCAAGGACCACACAAAGTGCCCCTCCCTGTGCAACCAGGACCGGGCAGCTGGCCTGCAGGGACCCCCAGGGAACACGGCGCCAGCCAGTCACATGGCCACAGACCAGCTCACCCTCACGATCTGCTTCCTTCTTTCACTTCTGCAAAGTTGGGGTGGGGGTACAAACAGAATGGAGGAAGGGCTGCCATCCCCTGCAGCTTCGTTTTGAGAAGTTCCTGGCTTTCCCCTTTCTCACCCCATCCAGCTCCCATAGAGGAGGAAAGCACCCCAGCCCCCTCTCTACCCAGTGAAGGGCAAATGTCTCTTCTGAGGACACACACACTCCTTCACGCTACCCAAGCCCCAGCCTCTGGCAGCCTCCGGAGTAAGGAATGTCTGGGAGAGGAAGGCAAAGCAGGTGTCCCAGGACCTGCGTGGGGCAGGGCGGGTTCCGCGGAGtggcggggcggggtggggcagCAGGCGGAGGAACCTGAGGGCAGGTCGGGGCAGGCCACCCCCCTCGCACACCTGAAAATCCCTCTCTGACAAACAGCTGGAACTCCCCCACGCCCCCCTGAGGGTGGGAACTTCTGGGAAGGGGGCTGGGTGGCAGGGGCTGACTCAGCCTGCCAAACCCGGCTGGCTGGCGAGCCGGGGGCGGCCGCGTGCACGTGGCAGGGGCGGcgcgggggcggggagggggggctCACTTACTTGGATGGGCGCCGTGCTGAAATGGATCTTCCGGCTCGGGGCTGGGTCCTCCTCCTCCGACAGCCCCGGGATCTCCACGCACCCCGACTCGGGCTCGTAGGGGGGCTCCCCATCCTCCTCGTCTTCTTCGTCGTCCTCCTCTAGGGCACTGCCCCCAGAGTCCTCCCCGAGCCCACTGTAGGCGCTCACGTCCACCAAGTCCGCCTCCGAGAAGTCCTCCTTCTTGGATTCATCTACTTCCTCAGGGGCCACGTCCGGGGCCCGGCCATTGCCCACCCCCCTCTCTGGCGgcgctgccgccgccgcctccttCTCCGGGGCCGCTTGGGCCTTTGGCTCCTCGGGCGCGGGGCTGGCTGCGGTTGCCGCGGTGCTGCCATTCTCCAGGGCCGCGTGGACCGTAACTTCGGCCTGGATCACCTCCCCGGGGGCCGACTCGGCCTCCGACTCCCCGCTCTCCTCCACCTCCACTGGCTTAATCTTGCGCACCTCCCGGGGCTTGGGGGGCGGCCGGGCAGGGGCCACTCGGTGCTGCGGGGGCTGCTGCCCTCCGGGGCAGCGCTCTTTCTCCGCCGGAGCATCCCCCGAcggggcgggcggcggcggcggcggtggctgGAACACCCGGGACCGCTTGCTGACCAGCTTCGAGTTGACCTGGGGAGCCCCTGCGGCCCTGGGGAGCCCGGGCCCGCGGTGGAGGCCGGTCCTCGAGTCGGCCTTCTCGAAGACGGCGCTGAGCTGGCTGACCGTCGGTGACACGGCATCAGCGTCCAGCTTGTCCAGCGCCTCAGTGCTGCCGTTGAAGCGCACCACGACGTCCAGCTTCCGGTCCTGCAGGCCGGCGcgctcctgcctcagcagccGCCGCGCCGCGGCCTCCTTGTCGCCGCCTGCGGCCGCCGGGGCGCTCCGTTCGAACAGCTTCCGCGTCTCCTGCAGCCGGGACGGCGGGTGCGGCGGCGGCGCAGGCTGCGCGGAGGGCGCGGGCTTGGAGTCGAAGCGGCTCACGCGCTCCGACACGCTGGTGCCCAGCTTCAGCAGGGCGCTGTGGTCCACGTTCTCGTTCAGGCTGCTGGCCCGCGGCAGCGACAGGCGCACGCCGCGGTCGGACGCCCGCGGGGCCTCGGCCAGGCCCGCGCCGCCGCCCGCCTCGCCCGAGGGCCCCGCCGTCGTGCCCATCTGCAGGAACATACTTTTGATGCGGTGGACGTTGGAGCCATATTTCTTGTGGTGGGCCCCCTTGGGTGCCTCGTCGGGCCCGGGCGCGTCGGGCGGCTTCAGCGCCTGGATGCCCGCCTCGTAGGCGCTGCGGTGCGGGGAGGCGCTCCGGAGGGGACCCCCGGGCCCCCGTGGCTCTGTCTTCATCATGGTGGGGGGAGCCGGGTTCGCATCCCCTTGCTCCCCGCTCCCCCCCTTCAACAGGCGGCTGGCCAAGTCGGGACCACCGCCCCCTCCCCCCGATAAAAGAAACCCCAGAAGGCCTTTTTTAGGGTCCCCCCAAAACCGCTGCCAAAAACAGTTAATCccgcttttttaaaaaaatgaaaaaaaaaatctccaagcgCCCTGTGTGTGGGTCGCCTCCCCCAGTCAAGCTGCCGAAGACAGCCAGCCCCGCTTCAAAAGCCCGAGCGGCCTGGTACGGTCGCCCCCACCCAAATTAGCAAAGCGGCGTCTGGGGCCGGTGGGAACGCGCGCCCTGCCCGCGAAGCAGCCGCGGCGTCGCCGGCTCACATCGTCCGAGGCGGTGTCAGTGGGGCTGGCAGCCCGGGCGTCCCCTAGTCCGGCCGGAGGCCTCGGCTCTCGGGGGGCCCGGCACCCCAGCGCCCATGGCTGCTCTGCCGGCCCGGGCCGCTCAGCCGCcgcgcctccctccctccctccctcccccccgtGCCCCGAGCCTCGGTCTTTCTCTGGCTCTGCCCGAGCGGCGGCTGCCGGAGACCGAGCGGCTGCCCTTCTCGCCGCCGCCGCTGGGGGACTGGCACCTCTGGGTCCTAAAGGGATCGGATTTCCGGGGCCGGAGCCTGTgagccctccccttcccctccacccGAACggatcccctcccctccccagccttcGCCTAGAGCCTTCCTCTGCCCCCGGACATTGGCCAGCCCTCTTCAACCCTTCCATCACAACCTCTGACTGCGGCTTATCACAACCCACAGAAACGCACCCCCATGAAATATTGGGCGGAGGCAGTACATCCACGATGGTCTCAATGTGAGAGGAGGGGGTctgtggggaggggcagaggttCATTCTTCACGGCCCCCGGAGCTAGCTCTTCCGTGTGCTTCAAGGCTTTAGCATCAGAATCGCTGGGCGCTtggtaaaaatacagatttctgagcTCTTCCTCGAACCTTGTGTAGGAGAATCTCAGAGGCTgaacccaggaatctgcattttaacactTCACTACAGGGAATCTTTGGCACCCTTGGAGGTGTGAAACCTTGGCCCAGTGCTGGTGACCTTTCGATGGTGGGGGAGGGGTCGTGAAAAAGGAGGTGGACCCCGTCATCCAAGTAGCAGGGGATCACCAAAACTGCCCCTTTAGACGTCTGGAGAGGATGTCCTGTCGCCTGTCTGCTGTGCACCCGTCTTCAGGCCCCTACCCTGGCACTCCTGCCTCTCAAACCGGAAGGAACGGTTTGGGAGCAGGAATTCTAGAGGCCTGGGGCCAAAGTTTTCCCAGTGAGAGTTCTAACTTGGGTCTCTGATTTAAAGGATCCTGGCCACTGTGTtccggtgggggtgggggggtggggagggtgacAGTGACCTACACATCCCCTGTCCTGGCAACCCAGAAAGCTGTTTGATGCTCTCTGCACCCCCCACATACACACCTAAGGTGCTGGTGCTTCCTGGGCCCTGGGTGTGAGGGTCCACCCTCTGGACAGGTCCAGGTGAGCGGATTCAGTCCACACATCACAGAAACTGGTGAACACAATGGGCCCTAGGACCCAGAGAACAACTCAGGCACAAAGCCTCCCCCCACTCCCAGCTGCTTCCTGCATCTCAGGCCTTTCTgcggcctctgcctcctcccccgCCCTCTTCCcctccatcctcttcctccttttcctaaTCTCCCACTCTCTCCCCCCTGGCCTGGAAGGGCTGGCAAAGGGAGCCCTCTTACCACTCCACTGCCGGGGTGTGTGTGGGTTTTGTGGGATATTAACGCGTTACCATGTGCAAAAGAGCTTAGAGTACAGCGTGGGGGATGGGATGTGGGGAAGCCGCCTGGGAACCCTGGATATTGGGATCGGGAGGGGCCAGGAACCGCAGGACTGATCTTGAGGCTGGTGCTAAGGAGGAGGGAAGATCTAGGTTGTGAGCTGGAGCTGGAAATGAACCCAGACCTCAGACTTTCCAAATGCCACCTGCATCTTTGCCCAGCTGTCCAGGAAAATTCCCCCTCCGCAGTTTTGCACTTTGGGATGGGCAGGGTGAAGAAGCCTCCCTCTTAACCCTTCTTAGAAGGCCTCTGTCAGGAGCAAGTTTTGGGACTTGGATTTCCAAACTCAAGATTGGGTCTTGAAAACCCCTCCCCACAGGCCCCCCAACCCCAATATAGAAGTCCAGAGAAGATAGAAACCTCACCCAGCTGGGGTTTGGAAGTTTGGACAGTGTCCTCAGAAGCTCTTGTATGGATTGGAGGAGGGCGCAGGCCCCTGTGTTCTGCCCAGAATCTCCCACACCCTTGATGGTGAGTCATCTTAACTGGTCCCAGCACAAGGGGTCTGTGCCCACGCTTCTGGCCAGGTGGGGAAGCCCCCAGTTTCTGAGGGTAGGAGGAGGAGCTGAGGCCCAGCTGCTAGGCCCAGAGACCCTCGGACCTCCAGCATTTCCGGTGGCAGCTTAGAGCAAACTGGAATTACGGGGATTCTCTTGGGTCTCCCTTGTGCAAAGGTTTATGAGTCTCTGGACAAACCCCTTTAACAAACCCCTCTAGGGGGTTTGGGCTTCAAGAGGGTGGAGCTAGCCAAAGCTTGGGGGACTGAGGCTAATCAGTGGGATTATTATTTCATGGGCTCCTGGTTAGCAGAGCAACACCCCGGCCAGAATTCCCAAAGATGCT
It includes:
- the PPP1R9B gene encoding neurabin-2, with the protein product MMKTEPRGPGGPLRSASPHRSAYEAGIQALKPPDAPGPDEAPKGAHHKKYGSNVHRIKSMFLQMGTTAGPSGEAGGGAGLAEAPRASDRGVRLSLPRASSLNENVDHSALLKLGTSVSERVSRFDSKPAPSAQPAPPPHPPSRLQETRKLFERSAPAAAGGDKEAAARRLLRQERAGLQDRKLDVVVRFNGSTEALDKLDADAVSPTVSQLSAVFEKADSRTGLHRGPGLPRAAGAPQVNSKLVSKRSRVFQPPPPPPPAPSGDAPAEKERCPGGQQPPQHRVAPARPPPKPREVRKIKPVEVEESGESEAESAPGEVIQAEVTVHAALENGSTAATAASPAPEEPKAQAAPEKEAAAAAPPERGVGNGRAPDVAPEEVDESKKEDFSEADLVDVSAYSGLGEDSGGSALEEDDEEDEEDGEPPYEPESGCVEIPGLSEEEDPAPSRKIHFSTAPIQVFSTYSNEDYDRRNEDVDPMAASAEYELEKRVERLELFPVELEKDSEGLGISIIGMGAGADMGLEKLGIFVKTVTEGGAAHRDGRIQVNDLLVEVDGTSLVGVTQSFAASVLRNTKGRVRFMIGRERPGEQSEVAQLIQQTLEQERWQREMMEQRYAQYGEDDEETGEYATDEDEELSPTFPGGEMAIEVFELAENEDALSPVDMEPEKLVHKFKELQIKHAVTEAEIQQLKRKLQSLEQEKGRWRVEKAQLEQSVEENKERMEKLEGYWGEAQSLCQAVDEHLRETQAQYQALERKYSKAKRLIKDYQQKEIEFLKKETAQRRVLEESELARKEEMDKLLDKISELEGNLQTLRNSNST